A window from Synechococcus sp. RSCCF101 encodes these proteins:
- the hemL gene encoding glutamate-1-semialdehyde 2,1-aminomutase translates to MSSPALNTSRSEEIFTAAQSLMPGGVSSPVRAFKSVGGQPIVFDRVKGAYAWDVDGNRYIDYIGSWGPAICGHARPEVVSALQEAVEKGTSFGAPCALENQLAEMVIDAVPSVEMVRFVNSGTEACMSVLRLMRSFTGREKVIKFEGCYHGHADMFLVKAGSGVATLGLPDSPGVPRATTSSTLTAPYNDLEAVKELFAENPDAIAGVILEPIVGNAGFITPEPGFLEGLRELTREHGALLVFDEVMTGFRISYGGAQKHFGVTPDLTTMGKVIGGGLPVGAYGGRADIMAMVAPAGPMYQAGTLSGNPLAMTAGIKTLELLREPGTYERLEAMTQRLSAGILEAGKDAGLPICGGSVSAMFGFFLCAGPVHNFEDAKASDTARFGRVHRAMLERGVYLAPSAFEAGFTSLAHSEADIDATIKAFQESFRQVA, encoded by the coding sequence GTGTCATCCCCTGCTCTGAACACCAGCCGTTCAGAGGAGATCTTCACCGCGGCCCAGTCGTTGATGCCCGGTGGCGTGAGTTCCCCCGTGAGGGCGTTCAAGTCGGTCGGCGGCCAGCCGATCGTCTTCGACCGGGTCAAGGGCGCCTACGCCTGGGACGTGGATGGCAACCGCTACATCGACTACATCGGCAGCTGGGGCCCCGCCATCTGCGGCCATGCACGCCCCGAGGTGGTCTCCGCTCTGCAGGAGGCCGTGGAGAAGGGCACCAGCTTCGGCGCCCCCTGCGCCCTGGAGAACCAGCTGGCCGAGATGGTGATCGACGCCGTTCCCAGCGTCGAGATGGTGCGCTTCGTCAACAGCGGCACCGAGGCCTGCATGTCGGTGCTGCGGCTGATGCGCTCCTTCACCGGTCGGGAGAAGGTGATCAAGTTCGAGGGCTGCTACCACGGCCACGCCGACATGTTCCTGGTGAAGGCCGGCTCCGGCGTCGCCACCCTCGGCCTGCCCGATTCCCCGGGTGTGCCCCGCGCCACCACCTCCAGCACCCTCACCGCCCCCTACAACGATCTGGAGGCGGTGAAGGAGCTCTTCGCCGAGAACCCCGATGCGATCGCCGGGGTGATCCTCGAGCCGATCGTGGGCAATGCCGGGTTCATCACCCCCGAACCCGGCTTCCTCGAGGGGCTGCGGGAACTGACCCGCGAGCACGGCGCTCTGCTGGTGTTCGACGAGGTGATGACCGGCTTCCGCATCAGCTACGGCGGCGCCCAGAAGCACTTCGGGGTGACACCCGACCTCACCACCATGGGCAAGGTGATCGGCGGCGGGCTGCCGGTCGGGGCCTACGGCGGCCGGGCCGACATCATGGCGATGGTCGCCCCCGCCGGCCCCATGTACCAGGCCGGCACCCTGAGCGGCAATCCCCTGGCCATGACGGCCGGCATCAAGACGCTGGAGCTGCTGCGCGAGCCGGGCACCTATGAGCGCCTGGAGGCCATGACCCAGCGCCTCAGCGCGGGCATCCTTGAGGCCGGCAAGGACGCGGGCCTGCCCATCTGCGGCGGCAGCGTCAGTGCGATGTTCGGCTTCTTCCTCTGCGCGGGGCCGGTGCACAACTTCGAGGATGCCAAGGCCTCCGACACCGCCCGCTTCGGCCGGGTGCACCGGGCCATGCTCGAGCGGGGGGTCTATCTGGCGCCGAGCGCCTTCGAGGCCGGCTTCACCTCCCTCGCCCACAGCGAGGCCGACATCGACGCCACGATCAAGGCCTTCCAGGAGAGCTTCCGCCAGGTGGCCTGA
- a CDS encoding FAD-linked oxidase C-terminal domain-containing protein, with translation MTALPAAAADRWAQLERALLRHLPRRAVVSRRQELLTYDSDGLTLERHAPPLVVLPETTADVAAALRCCHELELPFVARGSGTGLSGGAVAEQEALLVVTSRMRRILATDLADGLITVQPGVINSWVTRAVCGDGFYYAPDPSSQVVCSIGGNVAENSGGVHCLKYGVTSNHVLGLEVVLPDGTITQLGGRFSEQPELDLRGVFIGSEGTLGIATAVTLRLSRLPGRVAVLLADFPSMEAAGEAVRMVTAAGVLPAGMEIMDNFMIRAVNDLFGREEYPPEAAAVLLIELDGRPAEVEAAVNTTNRLCREAGAGGIRQADSEADRAQLWKGRKSAFAAVGKITTTYYVQDGVVPRSVLPQVLAEIEALSRHHGLPVANVFHAGDGNLHPLILYDGREAGVESRVKELGAAILRLCVESGGSISGEHGIGSDKRCYLDWMFAADDLDTMRLVRQAFDPAQRANPGKIFPTPTSCGESLRRRQAAERSDAGLKVAATPRAAVLPGVEVY, from the coding sequence GTGACCGCCTTGCCCGCAGCCGCCGCTGACCGCTGGGCGCAGCTGGAACGGGCCCTGCTGCGTCACCTGCCCCGACGGGCGGTGGTGAGCCGGCGCCAGGAGCTCCTCACCTACGACAGCGACGGCCTCACCCTGGAGCGGCATGCCCCACCCCTGGTGGTGCTGCCGGAGACCACCGCTGACGTGGCGGCCGCCCTGCGCTGCTGCCACGAGCTGGAGCTGCCGTTCGTGGCCCGGGGCAGCGGCACGGGCCTGTCGGGCGGTGCGGTGGCCGAACAGGAGGCGCTGCTGGTGGTGACCAGCCGCATGCGGCGGATCCTGGCCACCGACCTGGCCGACGGGCTGATCACGGTGCAGCCGGGCGTGATCAACAGCTGGGTGACCCGTGCGGTCTGCGGCGACGGCTTCTATTACGCGCCCGATCCCTCCAGCCAGGTGGTCTGCAGCATCGGCGGCAACGTGGCCGAGAACTCCGGCGGCGTGCACTGCCTGAAGTACGGCGTCACCAGCAACCACGTGCTCGGCCTGGAGGTGGTGCTGCCGGACGGCACGATCACCCAGCTGGGAGGGCGCTTCAGCGAACAGCCCGAGCTCGATCTGCGCGGGGTGTTCATCGGCAGCGAGGGCACCCTCGGGATCGCCACCGCCGTGACCCTCAGGCTGTCGCGGCTGCCGGGGCGGGTGGCGGTGCTGCTGGCCGATTTCCCCTCGATGGAGGCGGCCGGCGAGGCGGTGCGCATGGTCACCGCGGCGGGGGTGCTGCCGGCGGGCATGGAGATCATGGACAACTTCATGATCCGGGCGGTGAACGATCTGTTCGGCCGCGAGGAGTACCCGCCGGAGGCGGCCGCCGTGCTGCTGATCGAGCTCGACGGGCGCCCGGCCGAGGTGGAGGCCGCCGTGAACACCACCAACCGGCTCTGCCGGGAAGCCGGGGCGGGCGGGATCCGCCAGGCGGACTCCGAAGCGGACCGGGCCCAGCTGTGGAAGGGCCGCAAGTCGGCCTTCGCCGCCGTGGGCAAGATCACCACCACGTATTACGTGCAGGACGGGGTGGTGCCCCGCAGCGTGCTGCCGCAGGTGCTGGCGGAGATCGAGGCCCTCAGCCGTCACCACGGCCTGCCGGTGGCGAACGTGTTCCACGCCGGCGACGGCAACCTGCACCCGCTGATCCTCTACGACGGCCGTGAGGCGGGGGTGGAGAGCCGGGTGAAGGAGCTGGGCGCCGCGATCCTGCGCCTGTGCGTGGAGAGTGGCGGCAGCATCAGCGGCGAGCACGGCATCGGCTCCGACAAGCGCTGCTACCTCGACTGGATGTTCGCCGCCGACGATCTGGACACCATGCGGCTGGTGCGGCAGGCCTTCGATCCCGCGCAGCGCGCCAATCCCGGCAAGATCTTCCCCACCCCCACCAGCTGCGGCGAGTCGCTGCGGCGGCGGCAGGCGGCGGAGCGAAGCGATGCCGGCCTGAAGGTGGCCGCGACACCGAGAGCGGCTGTGCTGCCGGGGGTCGAGGTGTATTGA
- a CDS encoding bifunctional diguanylate cyclase/phosphodiesterase produces MAISTVRNAEGQSTGFVGVFSDISASKGTEARLQWLGQHDSLTGLPNRLLFDALLGKRLLAAQRDGTRLAVIHIDLDSFKPINNSFGHLAGDELLQHLGTRLKKLVRSSDTVARIGGDEFLLLLDDLVAPSEARGIAGKIHRELQAPFQIGPQRFYTTCSLGLSVYPEDGADGLSLIRHADTALQRAKDQGRNTICCFTEDMSAGAQREAQLLNGLGHGLSCGEFSLAYQPQVEIRTGRLLGMEVLLRWDHGDLGPITPDQFIPVAERSGFIRELGDYVLQEACFQARTWHDMGLAFGYVAVNVAGSQIQQLDFASAVEDALERSGLPADCLELELTESCVMNSIETSIGQLQELQRMGVRTSVDDFGTGYSSLAYLRHLPVSRLKIDKSFIRGLPADGNDAAIADAVIALSRALNLEVIAEGVETRQQAEFLGSRGCGIAQGYFYGRPMTAEAMQAALVVQGGFQAPAITSPSPGADPPATPPRPRPPAAS; encoded by the coding sequence ATGGCGATCAGCACGGTGCGGAACGCGGAGGGCCAGAGCACGGGCTTCGTGGGTGTGTTCTCTGACATTTCCGCCAGCAAGGGGACCGAGGCCCGGCTGCAGTGGCTCGGCCAGCACGATTCCCTCACCGGCCTGCCCAACCGTCTGCTGTTCGACGCCCTCCTCGGCAAACGGCTGCTCGCCGCCCAGCGCGACGGCACCCGGCTGGCGGTGATCCACATCGATCTCGACAGCTTCAAGCCGATCAACAACAGCTTCGGCCATCTGGCCGGTGATGAACTGCTCCAGCACCTGGGCACCCGGCTGAAGAAGCTGGTGCGCTCCTCGGACACCGTGGCCCGCATCGGCGGCGATGAATTCCTGCTGCTGCTGGATGATCTCGTCGCACCCAGCGAAGCGCGCGGCATCGCCGGCAAGATCCACCGGGAACTCCAGGCCCCCTTCCAGATCGGCCCGCAGCGCTTCTACACCACCTGCAGCCTCGGGCTGAGTGTGTATCCCGAGGATGGGGCCGATGGCCTGAGCCTGATCCGACACGCCGATACCGCCCTTCAGCGGGCCAAGGATCAGGGCCGCAACACGATCTGCTGCTTCACCGAAGACATGAGCGCGGGCGCGCAGCGGGAGGCCCAGCTGCTCAACGGCCTCGGGCATGGGCTCTCCTGCGGTGAGTTCTCACTGGCGTATCAGCCCCAGGTGGAGATCCGCACGGGCCGGCTGCTGGGGATGGAGGTGTTGCTGCGCTGGGACCACGGCGATCTGGGTCCCATCACACCCGACCAGTTCATTCCCGTGGCCGAACGCAGCGGATTCATCCGTGAGCTGGGCGACTACGTGCTGCAGGAGGCCTGCTTCCAGGCGCGCACCTGGCACGACATGGGGCTCGCCTTCGGCTATGTGGCGGTGAATGTGGCCGGGAGCCAGATCCAGCAGCTCGACTTCGCCAGCGCTGTGGAGGACGCCCTGGAACGGAGCGGCCTGCCCGCCGACTGCCTGGAACTGGAACTCACCGAAAGCTGCGTGATGAACAGCATCGAGACCAGCATCGGCCAGCTGCAGGAGTTGCAGCGCATGGGCGTGCGCACCAGCGTCGACGACTTCGGCACGGGCTACTCCTCCCTGGCCTACCTGCGCCACCTGCCGGTGAGCCGGCTCAAGATCGACAAGTCCTTCATCCGCGGCCTGCCCGCCGACGGCAACGATGCCGCCATCGCCGATGCGGTGATCGCCCTGAGCCGTGCCCTGAATCTGGAGGTGATCGCCGAGGGGGTCGAAACCCGGCAGCAGGCCGAATTCCTCGGCTCCCGCGGCTGCGGGATCGCCCAGGGGTATTTCTACGGACGACCGATGACAGCCGAGGCGATGCAGGCGGCTCTGGTCGTCCAGGGGGGCTTCCAGGCGCCGGCCATCACGTCTCCCAGCCCAGGGGCTGATCCTCCAGCCACTCCTCCTCGTCCCCGCCCGCCGGCGGCCAGCTGA
- a CDS encoding PAS domain S-box protein, which yields MFANTIEGALITDLEGTILDVNPAFETITGYTRLEVLGKNPRLLQSGRHDRGFYRQLWKGLLKTGRWS from the coding sequence GTGTTCGCCAACACGATCGAGGGGGCGCTGATCACGGATCTGGAGGGAACGATCCTCGATGTGAATCCGGCCTTCGAGACCATCACCGGCTACACGCGGCTCGAGGTGCTCGGGAAGAACCCGCGCCTGCTGCAGTCCGGCCGCCACGACCGGGGCTTCTATCGGCAGCTCTGGAAGGGGCTGCTGAAGACGGGCCGCTGGAGCTGA
- a CDS encoding EAL domain-containing protein: MRAQEPTEDEENAEAYAAAAPEQEDARGFLNDEALWDVLDTLPWGIVLYRPVADANDYVFVGLNRMVEQTEAVPRGDLLGQRLTTAFPGVEDFGLLEVLNRVKTSGRPETMPPTHYQDERISGWRENRVFRLDNGLLMAVYEDVSDRVASESLSRALLQWTQLLSESSLDGIWDWNVEDNQLYLSPRWKAQLGFADDELANSFETFTTHLHPEDRTRVLAHLQRFLDQPEELWLEEFRMQAKGGDDQWVMARGTPVLNADNKVVRLLGVHINITDRKQAEQRLIEEKRHLRFVLKATQTGSWSFDVASQAVTWSEEVEAIYGMEAGSFRGTFEEVRQAIHPDDFQAWQDDVARCLSGESDHNLQYRIVHPDGSIHWIHAHGAAVRDEQGAVIRIEGLTQDVTAHKQNERKLRQAAAVFANTCEAVILTDLDATILDVNAAFTTITGYSRAESIGRNPRFLKSGHQDQAFYQGMWNALLDRNQWSGEVWNRHKDGHPYPIRLSISRLRDENGRANGYVGVCSDISTSKQTEARLQHLSQHDSLTGLPNRACFDALLEKRLQSAQRDHSQLAVVYVDLDNFKPVNDNFGHLIGDGLLRQVADRLRDAVRSSDGVARIGGDEFVLLLDQLASTDQARIIAHQLQRSLQRPFTVSSHLVRISGSIGVSLYPQDGDDAISLMRHADAAMYRSKELGRNCISFHTREMTITAQREARLLKDLAPALAGHQLSLMYQPLVDLKTGRLRGLEVLLRWQHPSLGSIPPDLFVPLAERSGQMGSLTAHVLDQACRQGRHWLDQGLLFGRISVNMAGSEVQQGDLVERIDQTLKETGLEPRHLELEFSERALMRRSGNGSAAQLLQALKDLGVPVSLDDFGTGASSLAALRKLPLHALKLDRSFVAGLPDHDDSAAIAEAVISMGRALRLDVIAEGVELREQAAFLRDHGCPLAQGYLYGLPMPAEQIEAVLSEQT; the protein is encoded by the coding sequence ATGAGAGCCCAGGAACCCACCGAAGACGAGGAGAACGCTGAGGCGTACGCCGCCGCCGCTCCGGAGCAGGAGGACGCCAGGGGTTTCCTGAATGACGAGGCGTTGTGGGATGTTCTCGACACGCTTCCCTGGGGAATCGTTCTTTACCGACCCGTTGCCGATGCGAACGACTACGTCTTCGTCGGCCTCAACCGGATGGTGGAGCAGACCGAGGCTGTCCCGCGCGGGGACCTGCTGGGCCAACGGCTGACAACGGCCTTCCCCGGTGTGGAGGACTTCGGGCTGCTGGAGGTGCTCAACCGGGTGAAGACCAGCGGCAGGCCCGAAACCATGCCGCCCACCCACTATCAGGACGAACGCATCAGCGGCTGGCGGGAAAACAGGGTCTTCCGGCTGGACAACGGCCTGTTGATGGCGGTCTACGAGGACGTGAGCGATCGCGTGGCCAGTGAATCCCTGAGCAGAGCCCTGCTGCAGTGGACCCAGCTGCTCAGCGAATCGAGCCTGGACGGGATCTGGGACTGGAACGTAGAGGACAATCAGCTCTATCTCTCACCCAGATGGAAGGCCCAGCTGGGCTTCGCGGATGACGAGCTGGCCAACAGCTTCGAAACCTTCACCACCCATCTCCACCCGGAGGATCGCACTCGGGTGCTGGCCCATCTGCAGCGGTTTCTCGATCAGCCCGAGGAGCTCTGGCTCGAGGAGTTCCGCATGCAGGCCAAGGGCGGCGATGACCAGTGGGTGATGGCACGAGGCACGCCGGTGCTGAACGCCGACAACAAGGTGGTGCGCCTGCTCGGTGTGCACATCAACATCACGGATCGCAAGCAGGCTGAGCAGAGGCTGATTGAAGAGAAACGCCATCTCCGCTTCGTGCTCAAAGCCACGCAAACCGGTTCATGGTCGTTTGATGTGGCCAGCCAGGCGGTGACGTGGTCGGAGGAAGTGGAAGCCATCTACGGAATGGAGGCCGGCTCGTTCCGGGGCACCTTCGAGGAGGTGAGGCAAGCCATCCACCCGGACGACTTTCAGGCCTGGCAGGACGACGTGGCGCGCTGCCTGTCGGGGGAATCAGACCACAACCTCCAGTACCGGATCGTCCATCCAGATGGCTCCATTCACTGGATTCATGCCCACGGTGCTGCGGTGAGGGATGAGCAGGGGGCCGTGATCCGCATCGAGGGCCTCACGCAGGACGTCACCGCACACAAACAGAATGAACGGAAGCTCCGCCAGGCCGCGGCCGTGTTCGCCAACACCTGCGAAGCCGTGATCCTCACCGATCTCGATGCCACGATCCTCGATGTGAATGCCGCCTTCACCACCATCACCGGCTACAGCCGGGCGGAGAGCATCGGCAGGAACCCGCGCTTTCTCAAGTCAGGCCATCAGGATCAGGCCTTCTATCAGGGGATGTGGAATGCGCTGCTGGATCGCAACCAGTGGAGCGGTGAGGTGTGGAACCGCCACAAGGATGGCCATCCCTATCCGATTCGGCTCTCGATCAGCCGGTTGCGGGATGAGAACGGTCGGGCCAACGGCTATGTGGGCGTCTGCTCCGACATCTCGACCAGCAAACAGACCGAAGCACGCCTGCAGCACCTCTCCCAGCACGATTCCCTCACCGGCCTGCCCAACCGGGCCTGCTTCGACGCGTTGCTGGAGAAGCGCTTGCAATCCGCGCAACGCGATCACAGCCAGCTGGCCGTGGTGTATGTGGATCTCGACAACTTCAAACCCGTCAACGACAATTTCGGCCATCTGATCGGCGATGGCCTGCTCAGGCAGGTGGCTGACCGCCTGAGGGATGCCGTGCGCTCCAGCGATGGCGTGGCCCGGATCGGGGGGGATGAGTTCGTGCTGCTGCTGGATCAGCTCGCCTCGACCGATCAGGCGCGGATCATCGCCCACCAGCTCCAGCGCAGCCTGCAGCGGCCCTTCACCGTCAGCAGCCACCTGGTGCGCATCAGCGGCAGCATCGGCGTCAGCCTCTACCCCCAGGACGGCGATGACGCGATCAGCCTGATGCGCCATGCCGATGCGGCGATGTACCGCAGCAAGGAACTCGGCCGCAACTGCATCAGCTTCCACACCCGGGAGATGACGATCACGGCCCAGCGGGAGGCCCGGTTGCTGAAGGACCTCGCTCCCGCCCTGGCCGGCCATCAGCTCTCACTGATGTATCAACCCCTGGTGGATCTGAAAACCGGCCGGCTCCGGGGCCTGGAGGTTCTGCTGCGCTGGCAGCACCCCAGCCTGGGCAGCATCCCGCCCGATCTGTTCGTGCCCTTGGCGGAGCGCAGTGGCCAGATGGGGTCGCTCACCGCTCACGTGCTGGACCAGGCCTGCCGGCAGGGCCGGCACTGGCTCGATCAGGGCCTGCTGTTCGGTCGCATCAGCGTGAACATGGCCGGCTCCGAAGTGCAGCAGGGTGATCTGGTGGAGCGCATCGATCAGACCCTGAAGGAGACGGGCCTGGAGCCGAGGCATCTGGAGCTGGAGTTTTCCGAGCGAGCGCTGATGCGACGCAGCGGCAACGGCAGTGCCGCTCAGCTGCTGCAGGCCCTGAAGGACCTGGGCGTGCCTGTGAGCCTCGATGACTTCGGAACCGGCGCCTCGTCTCTGGCGGCCCTGCGGAAGCTGCCGCTCCACGCCCTCAAGCTCGATCGCAGTTTCGTGGCCGGGCTTCCGGATCACGATGACAGCGCAGCCATCGCCGAGGCGGTGATCAGCATGGGCCGGGCATTGAGGCTGGACGTGATCGCCGAGGGGGTGGAGCTCCGCGAGCAGGCGGCGTTTCTCCGCGATCACGGCTGCCCACTGGCCCAGGGCTACCTCTATGGCCTTCCGATGCCGGCCGAGCAGATCGAAGCCGTGCTCTCGGAGCAGACCTGA
- a CDS encoding DUF554 family protein translates to MSFWSATWGTWFNAGAVVLGGWLGRRFGHRLPSELQDHWRRWLGVITVLLGLRLAAPLLELELGPLPALLPALLLLLAGSAIGRRLNRSLRLPARLGGLREGVLPGAFVLFCAGPMTLLGCLRNGAFGDADLLLVKSSLDGVAAAVLAAGTDAALAWVAAPLLALQLPLSLAAARLSALISDPQSSPLVQFPSAVGGLMVLALALELLDCPAPSVSQAWPGLALAPVVGSWIR, encoded by the coding sequence ATGAGCTTCTGGAGCGCCACCTGGGGCACCTGGTTCAACGCCGGTGCCGTGGTGCTGGGCGGCTGGCTTGGCAGACGGTTCGGCCACCGGCTGCCCAGTGAACTCCAGGATCACTGGCGCCGCTGGCTGGGGGTCATCACCGTGCTGCTGGGCCTGCGCCTGGCCGCCCCTCTGCTGGAGCTGGAGCTGGGACCGCTGCCCGCCCTCCTGCCCGCCCTGCTGCTGCTGCTGGCGGGCAGCGCCATCGGCCGGCGCCTCAACCGCAGCCTGCGGCTGCCGGCCCGTCTGGGGGGCCTGCGGGAGGGCGTGCTGCCCGGTGCCTTCGTGCTCTTCTGCGCCGGTCCGATGACCCTGCTGGGCTGCCTGCGCAACGGCGCCTTCGGCGATGCCGACCTGCTGCTGGTCAAGTCCAGCCTCGATGGAGTGGCGGCTGCCGTTCTGGCCGCCGGCACCGATGCGGCCCTGGCCTGGGTGGCGGCACCGCTGCTGGCCCTCCAGCTTCCTCTCTCTCTGGCGGCGGCCCGTCTCAGCGCCCTGATCAGCGACCCGCAGAGCTCGCCGCTCGTGCAGTTTCCCTCGGCCGTGGGTGGTCTGATGGTGCTCGCCCTGGCGCTGGAGCTGCTCGACTGCCCCGCCCCCTCCGTGAGCCAGGCCTGGCCGGGCCTGGCCCTCGCGCCGGTGGTGGGCAGCTGGATCCGATGA
- the xth gene encoding exodeoxyribonuclease III, translated as MQIATWNVNSIRTRLPHVLAWLDRCRPEVLCLQETKVENDRFPTAAFEALGYSVGIHGQKTYNGVAILSRPPIESLERGFRAVLAEDPETIACDEQARVLSACIDGLRVVNLYVPNGSSLQSDKYAYKLRWLAQLRRYLERQSREPEPLCVVGDFNIAPDARDLPDPDRQTGGIMASDAERQALQLALQACGDGEDALQDGFRAFEPGAGHWSWWDYRSGAWDRDRGWRIDHIYLDAVLLAQASGCSIDRQERGRPQPSDHAPVIVTLSWPPAGGDEEEWLEDQPLGWET; from the coding sequence GTGCAGATCGCCACCTGGAACGTCAATTCCATCCGCACGCGCCTGCCGCATGTGCTCGCCTGGCTCGATCGCTGCCGGCCGGAGGTGCTCTGCCTGCAGGAGACCAAGGTGGAGAACGACCGCTTCCCCACGGCGGCCTTCGAGGCTCTCGGCTACAGCGTCGGCATTCACGGTCAGAAGACCTACAACGGCGTGGCGATCCTGAGTCGGCCCCCGATCGAGAGCCTGGAACGCGGTTTCCGGGCGGTGCTGGCGGAGGATCCTGAAACCATCGCCTGTGATGAGCAGGCCCGGGTGCTCAGCGCCTGCATCGACGGCCTGAGAGTCGTGAATCTCTACGTGCCCAACGGCTCCTCGCTTCAGTCGGACAAGTACGCCTACAAGCTGCGCTGGCTGGCCCAGCTGCGCCGCTACCTGGAGCGGCAGAGCCGCGAGCCGGAGCCCCTGTGCGTGGTGGGCGATTTCAACATCGCTCCGGATGCCCGCGATCTGCCCGATCCGGACCGCCAGACCGGGGGCATCATGGCCAGCGACGCGGAACGGCAGGCGCTGCAGCTGGCCCTCCAGGCCTGCGGCGACGGGGAGGATGCTCTGCAGGATGGCTTCCGGGCCTTCGAGCCGGGCGCCGGCCACTGGAGCTGGTGGGACTACCGCAGCGGCGCATGGGATCGCGACCGCGGCTGGCGGATCGACCACATCTATCTCGATGCCGTGCTGCTCGCCCAGGCCAGTGGCTGCTCCATCGACCGCCAGGAGCGGGGCCGCCCGCAGCCGAGTGATCACGCTCCGGTGATCGTGACCCTCAGCTGGCCGCCGGCGGGCGGGGACGAGGAGGAGTGGCTGGAGGATCAGCCCCTGGGCTGGGAGACGTGA
- a CDS encoding tetratricopeptide repeat protein has protein sequence MTPLQMGLALLAVLLAAGLGWELSGALRQRRPEPAQDSTGDAERDLLRSRIMAGDLSEAEQYELLDRLLLLGSMPEALMLLEQMADRRSEDPGLRLMLAELRRTQNDPEGAERELRLILHRTPAHLEALQMLTLVQLEQDRAPEAEQRLREVMRQLGAGERMEVGLMLAELLGRQERHQEARAVLRMLAGEQPGDVRPHLARALSVMDQGNTAAALAELETARAVAGSELQPLIDGLAASWSLEAMRDGEPPSSVESLAAEDEATSGQPEESGGDQELRGR, from the coding sequence TTGACGCCGCTGCAGATGGGCCTGGCCCTGCTGGCGGTGCTGCTGGCGGCCGGACTGGGCTGGGAGCTGAGTGGTGCACTGCGGCAGCGCCGGCCGGAACCGGCCCAGGACTCGACCGGTGATGCGGAGCGGGACCTGTTGCGCAGCCGGATCATGGCCGGCGATCTGAGCGAAGCCGAGCAGTACGAACTCCTCGACCGCCTGCTTCTGCTGGGCAGCATGCCGGAAGCGCTGATGCTGCTGGAGCAGATGGCCGATCGCCGCTCCGAGGACCCCGGCCTGCGCCTGATGCTGGCCGAGCTGCGCCGCACCCAGAATGACCCCGAGGGCGCCGAGCGGGAACTGCGGCTGATCCTGCACCGCACCCCTGCCCACCTGGAGGCGCTTCAGATGCTCACGCTGGTGCAGCTGGAGCAGGACCGCGCTCCCGAGGCCGAGCAGCGGCTGCGGGAGGTGATGCGGCAGCTCGGCGCGGGCGAGCGGATGGAGGTGGGTCTGATGCTGGCGGAACTACTGGGACGGCAGGAGCGCCACCAGGAGGCGCGTGCCGTTCTGCGGATGCTGGCCGGTGAGCAGCCCGGCGACGTCCGGCCCCATCTGGCCCGGGCGCTGAGTGTGATGGACCAGGGCAACACCGCAGCCGCCCTTGCGGAACTGGAGACGGCCCGCGCCGTGGCGGGTTCCGAACTGCAGCCGCTGATTGACGGTCTGGCGGCCAGCTGGAGTCTGGAGGCCATGCGGGACGGTGAGCCACCCAGTTCAGTGGAGTCGCTCGCAGCGGAGGACGAGGCGACGTCCGGGCAGCCCGAGGAGAGCGGCGGTGACCAGGAGCTCAGGGGCCGCTGA